The Corynebacterium auriscanis genome includes the window TGTGGCCGCAGCCCCTCCTTGTCCACTACACCCTGCAAGTACTCCCAAATCTGCCCCTGACGTGCGAACATATCCTCCCATTCGGCGCTAACATTGTGGGAGAAGGAATACAGGTAGCTCTGCACATCACAGGCCGCACCTGGATAGTCGTTATCTCGCCACACTCCACCGATGTCCCCGGCCTTTTCATAGATGGTGAAATTGTGGAACCCCGCTCGTTTGAGCTCAATGGCCGTAGCCAACCCCCCGAAGCCACTGCCGATGATGGCGATGCTGGTGTTCTTATTCATGCGCTACCTCACCCTAGTTTTAAAGATAAAAATACATTTCAATTACAGGCTAGGGAGCTGGCCCGCGTTGAGAGGCAGAATGCTTAAAATACTTTTCATGCGCGCTCAGCCCACCACCCCACGTCGCGATGGTTCCACACGTCGCAGGTCGGCTGTACTGCTTATTCTCCTTCTGGTCATCGCGCTACTCAGTGCTGCTTCACTGGCTTTTGGCACGAGGGCGGTGCCTCTTTCTACTCTTCCCGACGCCCTCCTGCACCCCTCCCCCGATAATCCCTGGGACCAGCGCATCATTTCTGAGTTGCGCTTACCCCGAACGGTGCTCGCTCTCGTCGTGGGGGCAGCCTTGGGAGTGGCGGGCGCGTTGGTGCAGGGCCATACCCGCAACCCGCTCGCCGATCCCGGATTGCTGGGTGTCAATGCCGGCGCTGCTTTAGCGGTTGTCATTGGGTTCACATGGCTGGGTGCCACGACGGTGCTGGCTACGAGCGTCCTAGCCCTCATCGGCGCGTTGGTGGCGACCGTGCTCGTTTTCGCAGTGGCCCAGGTAGTGGGCAATCGCTCCGATCCGCTGACGTTGGTGCTGACCGGGGCTGCCTTGACCGCGGTGGTGAGTTCCGCCACCACCGCCATCGTGTTTTCCAGCAGCAACAACCTGGATCGCATGCGTATGTGGACGGTGGGGTCCCTGATTGGCCGCGATGGGTCTTTCGTCTCAGCTATCACTCCGGCGCTGCTGGTCGTGATCCTGTTAGCGCTATGTAGCGCGCCGCAGTTGAATTCCCTAGCGCTGGGGGAAGACGTGGCGGAGAGTCTTGGTATCAGCGTGACCTTTGCTCGTGCGTCGGGCATTGGGCTCATCGCGATTCTGGCGGGTATCTCCACCGCCGCAGCCGGGCCCATCGGGTTTGTAGGGTTGTTGGTTCCACCCGTGATGCGCAGCACGATCGGGCCGGATTACCGCTGGCTTTTACCATCATCTGCTCTGGCCGGGGCCATATTGTTACTGGCGTCGGACATCGTGGGGCGCCTTATTGCCCACCCGGGCGAGATTCAGGTGGGAATCGTTTTGGCTTTCGTGGGCGCGCCCGTTTTCATCGCCATGATGGCCAGAAGGCGACTGGTGCGCCCGTGAGTTCATCCCGCAGCAGTTCCTTGCACGACCAATCGCCGGCATTGGGGTCACAACCCCGATTCGCTGCTATCCAACGGCGGGGGCTACTGCGCTCGCGGCTGCTGCCGCAGACGCTCGGAATCCTCGTTTTCATTCTGCTGGCGTTGAGCGTAGCAATCGGTGAATACACCCTCAGCCTTCCGCGCGTGTGCGCGATTCTCCTAGGCGATCGCTCCTCCCGCTTCGAGGCCACCGTGGTATTGAGCTGGCGCATGCCCCGCGCGATCACCGGCCTGGCCGTGGGTGCCACCCTGGGATTATCGGGCGCGATCACGCAATCCCTCACCAGAAACGGCCTGGCCAGCCCAGATATTTTAGGCGTGACCGCCGGGGCTTCAGCCGCCGCGGTCACCGTCATCATCGTGGGTCCCACTACGGGCGTGCTGGGGTGGCTCTCGGGTGCGGGAATCCCCGTCGTAGCATTCTGCGGCGCCACCGCGTCCGCAGCTGTCGTATGGTTCTTGTCATTTCGAGGTGGGCGCCCCGACCCCGCCCGGTTGGTCGTCATCGGCATTTTGCTCACGGCGATGCTGGGCGCGTACATCAATTTCCTCATGGTGCGCGCCAAACTGTTGGATGCCGCCGCCGCGCAATTCTGGCTGAC containing:
- a CDS encoding FecCD family ABC transporter permease; the protein is MRAQPTTPRRDGSTRRRSAVLLILLLVIALLSAASLAFGTRAVPLSTLPDALLHPSPDNPWDQRIISELRLPRTVLALVVGAALGVAGALVQGHTRNPLADPGLLGVNAGAALAVVIGFTWLGATTVLATSVLALIGALVATVLVFAVAQVVGNRSDPLTLVLTGAALTAVVSSATTAIVFSSSNNLDRMRMWTVGSLIGRDGSFVSAITPALLVVILLALCSAPQLNSLALGEDVAESLGISVTFARASGIGLIAILAGISTAAAGPIGFVGLLVPPVMRSTIGPDYRWLLPSSALAGAILLLASDIVGRLIAHPGEIQVGIVLAFVGAPVFIAMMARRRLVRP
- a CDS encoding FecCD family ABC transporter permease; the protein is MSSSRSSSLHDQSPALGSQPRFAAIQRRGLLRSRLLPQTLGILVFILLALSVAIGEYTLSLPRVCAILLGDRSSRFEATVVLSWRMPRAITGLAVGATLGLSGAITQSLTRNGLASPDILGVTAGASAAAVTVIIVGPTTGVLGWLSGAGIPVVAFCGATASAAVVWFLSFRGGRPDPARLVVIGILLTAMLGAYINFLMVRAKLLDAAAAQFWLTGSLTNSTWARAWPAVIVAFVAIPVAWWLAFQFRALLLGTELAQSLGQRARVTQLVALGVAIILAAVAVAAAGPIGFVAFAAPHVARLLAGTPAPPLVTSMLTGAVLLLAADLFVRTVTPTDIPVGLITSSGGGLFLMFLLIQRRRKEVLA